GACTCGCCTATCGGATCCATGATGTGATCCCCCAACTGATGTTCAACGCCCGGAGTGGTCTCTCAGTACGAACCACAGTCAAGCGCGCCAGACGATTCGCGCGCTCTCCATCGGGATGCCGACGTCCGGATGATCCGGGACGATCCTCGGGGTGTAGTGCTCCGCGGGACGCTGGGCGGGGGCAGCCACTCGATACAGGTGGCCGTTGACAACCCCGTGCAGCTTCCCGACTCGCTGCATGGGCAGGCACACCTGCGGACCGCCCGCCTCGGGCTCCGCGTACAGGTGCACCCGCACACATTCCGGCCCGAGGCCTCCCAGCATGACCTCCAGCTCGAACTGCCACTGCTGGTCGGCCTGATGCACGGTGAGACGACCGAACTTGACGCCCTGCCACTCCTCGTCGATCTTGGCCAGCCAGGCCGTGATTTCGCCCGCCAGGCGGCCCCCGTCGGCGGCGCGCTTGCGGTAGGCGCGGGCCGCCGGCAGGTAGGCCTGCTCGACGTACTCGCGCACCATGCGGTCGCTGGAGAACGGCGCGGTGAGCCGCGTCATGCTGCGCCGCACCCGGGCGATCCAGGCCCGGGGGAGGCCGGCCTCGTCGCGGTCGTAGAACTCCTTGGTGATCTCCTGCTCCAGGAGCCGGTACAGGGCCTCGGCGTCCGCCCCGTCGCGCTCGCCGCCGCCTTCACTCTCGTCCCCGATGGCCCAGCCGACCTCGGGCGCATAGGCCTCCGGCCACCAGCCGTCCAGGATTGAGCAGTGGAGCCCCCCGTTCACCAGCATCTTCATCCCGCTGGTGCCGCAGGCCTCCGCCGGCCGGCGCGGGTTGTTGATCCAGACGTCGACCCCGGCGGCCAGGTGCTGGGCGAGCACCAGGTCGTAGTCCTCCAGGAAGACGAGGCGGCCGCGGACGTCCTCCCGCCAGGAGAACTGGACGATCTGCTGGATCATCGCCTTGCCCCCCTCGTCATTGGGGTGGGCCTTGCCGGCCACGACGATCTGGACGGGGCGCTCCTCGTTGCGCAGGATCCGGGCGAAGCGCTCGCGGTCGCAGAGCAGCAGGTTCGGCCGCTTGTACTCGGCGAAGCGCCGGGCGAAGCCGAGCGTCAGCACATTCGGATCCAGCACATGGCGGGCTTCCTGGATCATCGCCTGCGGCGCGTTGCGCTCGCGCCGAAAGCGCTCGAGGCGTTGCCGGACGTAGTCCACGAGCGTCTGGCGCGCCTCGGCGCGATAGTCCCAGAGCTGCTCATCGGGGACTTGCTCCACCGCGCGGGCCGCGCCGGCCAGGTCGCCGAGCCAGGGGCGGTCGGCGCCGTATGCCTGCGCCCACAGCAGGCTGGCCGGCTCCGAATGCCAGGTCGGGACATGCACCCCGTTGGTGACGTGCCCGATGGGCACTTCGGCCTCGGGCCAGCCTGGGAACAGCTCGCGGAAGAGCGATCGGCTGACGCGCCCGTGGAGGCGCGCCACCCCGTTGGCATGGCAGCAGCCGCGCAGCGCGAGATACGCCATGTTGAAGGGCTCGCTCGGATCGTCCGCATTCTTGCGGCCCAGGGCGAGGAACTGCCCGGGGCTGAGCCCCGTCTCGCGCACGAACGGCTCCGCGAACTTCAGCACCAGCGCCGGCTCGAAGCGGTCGAAGGCCGCCTCGACCGGGGTGTGGGTGGTGAAGACGTTGCCGGCCCGCGTGGCCTGCAGGGCCACCGGGAAGGGGACGCCGTGCCGGCTGGCAAAGCTGGTGGCGCGGGCCAGCACGGCGAAGGCCGCGTGGCCTTCATTCAGGTGGCAGACCTGGACGTCGACCCCGAGCTTCTCCAAGAGGCGCCAGCCCCCCACGCCGAGCACCAGCTCCTGCAGCAGCCGCTTCTCCTTCCCGGCGGCGTACAGGTTGGCCGTAATGCCGCGGTCCCAGGGCCCGTTCAGCGGGTGGTTGCTGTCCAGCAGGTACAGGGTGACCCGGCCGACCTGGGCGCGCCACACGCGGAGAAAGAGCGTGCGGCCCGGCAGCTCCAGCCGTACCCGCGGCCACCGCCCGTCGGGGTCGAGCACGGGCGTGACCGGCAGCGAGCTGGGGTCGTTGAAGGGAAACGCCTCCAGCTGCCAGCCGTCGTCCGCCAGGACCTGGCGGAAGTAGCCCTGCTGGTAGAGCAGCCCGATCCCCACCAGGGGCACGTTCAGGTCGCTGGCACTCTTCAGGTGGTCGCCGGCCAGGATCCCCAGGCCGCCCGAGTAGATCGGCAGCGCCTCGCTCAGCCCGAACTCCATGCTGAAGTAGGCCACGCCCTTGAGCGCCGAGTCCGCATGGCGCTCGCCGAACCAGCCCGGGCTCCGCATGTACTGTGCCTGCCGGTCGAACCAGCGCGCGAGCTCGGCGACCAACGACTCGTCCGCCGCCGCCTGGTCCAGGCGCTCCTGGTGGGCGTGCTGCAGGACCATGAACGGGTTGTTGCAGCGGATCCAGGCGTCGGGGTCCAGCCGTCGCCAGACCCCGGACATGGTCTTGCTGCCGATCAGTCGCAGATCGAAGGCCAGCTCGGCCAGGCGCTCGAGCGGGGCGGGCAGGGGACGGCGGACATATTCAGAGGACATAACGCGCCTCCATTGGTTGAGAGTGCCCCACACGGTGTGGCGGACTGGCAGGTGGGTGCGAGGGTGCCATGCATGTCTCCCCCTCGGCAATTCTGGACGTCTCCGGGGAAAGGGAAGGCAGTGTCCGCCTTGTGTGTTTCGCCCAGATGAATTGCCGGTGAAATTCTGACCGAATCTTGGGACAGGGTCAGACAATGGGTCAGGTCACCTGGAAATCAGGCAAAGCCGGACATGGGGTGGGGCTTACGCGCTCCAAATCGCCGGAGGGATTGGGCCGTCGGCAGAGATCGTGTCCAGCTCGCCTTTATCCGCTCGCCGCCTTCGACCAAGGGAGCGGCCGCCGGGGCCGCGAGGCGCTGGAGGTAGCGGCCACAGGATGCGGACGTGAGTCTTCCGTGTTAGCCTGGAGGAAGACCCGCGGCGCGGCGGCACATGGCCGCGAGGCGATATGCATCGTCTGCTTCCGGCGCGCTCCGGTTCGTCAGGGCGGCGCGAACCGGGGCTATGGTGCAAGCAACTCCTGGATTTGACTCTCGAGGCGGCCTATCGACACCCCGCCCGTGAAGGCGATGATCTTACCCGTCTTGTGATGTCGGAGGATGATACCCGGGGTCGCCGTGATGCCGGCTCCAAGCGCATCGTCGCGATCGTCTGCAACGCGCTGCCTGCCTTGCCCGGAGGCCAGGCACGCCTCAAAACGCGCGCCATCGATACCCAGGCGCTTGGCGACCGTCACCAAGGGATTGCCGCCATCTTGCGGAATGCCCTTTCCATTGGACGCCGTCAAGGTCATGATCTGTTCGGCATAGGCCCAGAAGGCGGCCGCACTACCCGCGATGGCGGCGCATTCGGCCGCCTGCGCTTCCCGCTCCGCGGCCGGATTGTGAAGACTCAAGGGAAAATGCCTCCAGGCGAGATTCACCTTGCCGGCCTGCCGTTTCACAACGGTGCGCGGGATGTCGAAGAACGCCTTGCAGAACGGACATTCGAAATCGCTGTATTCGATGATCGTGATCTCGGCGTCGGGATCCCCTTCGACATGATCCCGCGCTGGGTCGACCGGCCGCGCGTTCCGGGCCGTTCTGGCGAGCCGGGCGGCCTCTGCTTCGAGCCGCTGCCTCTCCAGCTCACGCTGTTTGACAATGTAGCGCTCGATCCCGCGCTCAATCGCGCGGTCCAGGGCGCCGCTCTCCTCCAGTCGCTCGAGGATCGCGTCGACATCGCCCGGGGTCGGCGCCGCCGCGAGCGCACCCCCGGCGATACTGAGAAGCGCGAGCCCGATCCCGACGATGGCAGGCAGAAGAGAGCGTCGCCTCGATCCCCGCCCCTCCTCCGCCGGCCGTGACCCTGCCACGGCGTTTGTGGGGGTCACCATGGGGTCCTTGTCTTTCCCTGCGAGGCTGCTCCCTGGAACAGGCGCCACCCGAGGGACCGGCGCGGGCGCCAGTGGCCGTTTCACACGCACGGGGGGTACCCGATGTCCTGGAGGCACTGCGCGCGAACCTCCGAAAGGAGGCGGACGGGGACATCGCCCCGTCCGCCGGTTCGGATCTACTTCAATCCCATGCAGTTGGCGTAGTACGTTACGGTCGACGCCCAGTCCGAGAAGATACCCAGGATGCCGACCTGCCTGGCCAGTACGTCCAGCGTGACCAGGATGTCGCCATCGTTGTGCAGGGCGTCCAGCGTGGTCTGGTAGTAGTAGGAGGGGCTCGCGGTGCCCTTGGTCGGCAGCACGTCCTCCACGATCCGGCCGGACCGCTCCAGGGTCCAGGTGATGATGTCGAGGCCCGCCTTCCTCGCGTTCTTGGCGTACTCGGAGGGCACGATGCGCCCGTGCGAGTCCACCGTGACGAGGGCCCACATCGGCGGCCCGACGATCCGCACGCCGTCCTTGGCGTACCCCTGCAACTCGGCGAGGTTCGGCAGTTCTGCTGGCACGTTGGCGTCGTCCAGGTAGACCGCCTGCTTCCCGAACGCCGGGTCGTGCTTGATCCAGTACAGGATGTCTTCCTTGTTGAACGACTGCACGAACACATCCTTCGGCGGGATGCGGGCCTGGCGGTACTCGTCGATCATGGCTTGGGCATAGGCAGCCTGGCTTCCGAAGACGTCTTCCACCTGCAGCTTGGCGCTGCGGTTCGGCCCCTTCAGTTCGGGCGTGAACTTCGCGCCCAGCGATCGAGCGAGCTCGATGTACTCTTTGTGGGTGAGAACCGTCCCGCCCGTGTTATACAGGTCCGTCCGCCAGTTCGCGGTGCCGCCCTGGTACTCTTCCGGGGTCCTCGCGTTGGGATTGGAGGCATCCATCTTGCCCTTGAGGGACTCGAACTCCTCAAGCGTGAGGTCGCTCGTGCAGCAGAGGGCCGACGCCGTCTTGAT
This genomic window from Terriglobales bacterium contains:
- a CDS encoding thioredoxin domain-containing protein — its product is MVTPTNAVAGSRPAEEGRGSRRRSLLPAIVGIGLALLSIAGGALAAAPTPGDVDAILERLEESGALDRAIERGIERYIVKQRELERQRLEAEAARLARTARNARPVDPARDHVEGDPDAEITIIEYSDFECPFCKAFFDIPRTVVKRQAGKVNLAWRHFPLSLHNPAAEREAQAAECAAIAGSAAAFWAYAEQIMTLTASNGKGIPQDGGNPLVTVAKRLGIDGARFEACLASGQGRQRVADDRDDALGAGITATPGIILRHHKTGKIIAFTGGVSIGRLESQIQELLAP
- the glgP gene encoding alpha-glucan family phosphorylase: MSSEYVRRPLPAPLERLAELAFDLRLIGSKTMSGVWRRLDPDAWIRCNNPFMVLQHAHQERLDQAAADESLVAELARWFDRQAQYMRSPGWFGERHADSALKGVAYFSMEFGLSEALPIYSGGLGILAGDHLKSASDLNVPLVGIGLLYQQGYFRQVLADDGWQLEAFPFNDPSSLPVTPVLDPDGRWPRVRLELPGRTLFLRVWRAQVGRVTLYLLDSNHPLNGPWDRGITANLYAAGKEKRLLQELVLGVGGWRLLEKLGVDVQVCHLNEGHAAFAVLARATSFASRHGVPFPVALQATRAGNVFTTHTPVEAAFDRFEPALVLKFAEPFVRETGLSPGQFLALGRKNADDPSEPFNMAYLALRGCCHANGVARLHGRVSRSLFRELFPGWPEAEVPIGHVTNGVHVPTWHSEPASLLWAQAYGADRPWLGDLAGAARAVEQVPDEQLWDYRAEARQTLVDYVRQRLERFRRERNAPQAMIQEARHVLDPNVLTLGFARRFAEYKRPNLLLCDRERFARILRNEERPVQIVVAGKAHPNDEGGKAMIQQIVQFSWREDVRGRLVFLEDYDLVLAQHLAAGVDVWINNPRRPAEACGTSGMKMLVNGGLHCSILDGWWPEAYAPEVGWAIGDESEGGGERDGADAEALYRLLEQEITKEFYDRDEAGLPRAWIARVRRSMTRLTAPFSSDRMVREYVEQAYLPAARAYRKRAADGGRLAGEITAWLAKIDEEWQGVKFGRLTVHQADQQWQFELEVMLGGLGPECVRVHLYAEPEAGGPQVCLPMQRVGKLHGVVNGHLYRVAAPAQRPAEHYTPRIVPDHPDVGIPMESARIVWRA
- a CDS encoding glycerophosphodiester phosphodiesterase family protein, with the protein product MSAYWPLPWFHLRGTFLTVSFAATLAAAPAAFGGDWPHGDDPKGPHIELGPRPYYLVEKMDDSLLKRRLQQCTERTEFQRTDFSIGHRGGGTLQFPEETKESQEAGARMGAGILECDVTFTKDGGMVCRHDQCDLHTTTNILTTPLAKQCTQPFSPAEFDAAGNRIKTASALCCTSDLTLEEFESLKGKMDASNPNARTPEEYQGGTANWRTDLYNTGGTVLTHKEYIELARSLGAKFTPELKGPNRSAKLQVEDVFGSQAAYAQAMIDEYRQARIPPKDVFVQSFNKEDILYWIKHDPAFGKQAVYLDDANVPAELPNLAELQGYAKDGVRIVGPPMWALVTVDSHGRIVPSEYAKNARKAGLDIITWTLERSGRIVEDVLPTKGTASPSYYYQTTLDALHNDGDILVTLDVLARQVGILGIFSDWASTVTYYANCMGLK